A genomic window from Variovorax paradoxus includes:
- a CDS encoding DUF494 family protein, with protein sequence MFEVLVFVYENYWRGDACPEPEQLGRKLSAHGFEAEEIREALHWLDGLSLATQGMQIERSANDEASATVVLRGTPEAAMPQSDDAMRVYSQAEQEHLGAECLGFIRFLESSNVLPCGLREIVVERAMAAPGDPVALDELKIIVLMVHWSTGIEPDALVLDELCESREGRTAH encoded by the coding sequence ATGTTCGAAGTGCTTGTTTTTGTGTACGAAAACTATTGGCGCGGCGATGCCTGCCCAGAGCCGGAGCAACTGGGCCGCAAGCTCAGTGCACACGGCTTCGAGGCAGAAGAAATCCGCGAGGCCCTTCACTGGCTCGACGGCCTCAGCCTTGCAACGCAAGGCATGCAGATCGAACGCAGCGCCAACGACGAGGCCAGCGCCACGGTCGTTCTTCGAGGCACACCCGAAGCGGCCATGCCGCAGTCAGACGACGCAATGCGCGTCTACTCGCAGGCCGAGCAGGAACACCTTGGTGCCGAGTGCCTCGGCTTCATCCGCTTTCTCGAATCGTCGAACGTGCTGCCCTGCGGCCTGCGCGAGATCGTCGTCGAACGCGCAATGGCGGCGCCCGGCGATCCGGTCGCGCTCGACGAGCTGAAGATCATCGTGCTGATGGTGCACTGGAGCACCGGCATCGAGCCTGATGCGCTGGTGCTCGACGAACTGTGCGAGAGCCGCGAAGGCCGCACGGCACACTGA